The Naumovozyma dairenensis CBS 421 chromosome 1, complete genome genome includes a region encoding these proteins:
- the LAA2 gene encoding Laa2p (similar to Saccharomyces cerevisiae YBL010C; ancestral locus Anc_4.99), translating into MSEEYIQAENAANVIGTSKVIESESNSIDAPASERIQEETRSNSNAAESSDDDDDFGNFSDASFEEDSMPIEKNTITTSETDNKTSMSTTLDNSALFSTILDDLFPDETSKATLAINDQLDMDSIKLSNLLENERPHVIYQQLVDLDTILQPIIWKKTHLRSELFHLLGISDEAEMLKKNQAREEIKPLNDTLYNSIMNVINSKNPNAKGTSSLMLKDFFKLNYTPSLRHASLEKEEREEMEHRIPELINRKTMNISNETDIIGLQEYHDELCNSIDTIVEKLKSLKQEQKSLVNDKTTYENVITNLSGHTQRLQRDEIELYNRRKQKKKLFSWVAR; encoded by the coding sequence ATGTCCGAAGAGTATATACAAGCAGAGAATGCTGCAAATGTTATTGGTACGTCTAAGGTGATAGAAAGTGAATCAAATAGTATTGACGCTCCTGCGTCTGAGCGAATTCAGGAAGAAACTAGGTCCAATTCAAATGCTGCAGAAAGTAGtgacgatgacgatgattTCGGGAATTTTTCCGATGCatcttttgaagaagattcaATGCctattgaaaagaatacCATCACTACAAGTGAAACTGACAACAAAACTTCGATGTCAACCACTTTAGATAACTCCGCATTATTCTCAACTATTTTGGATGATTTATTTCCAGATGAAACCTCCAAAGCAACCTTGGCCATAAACGATCAACTCGATATGGATTCgataaaattatcaaatttgtTAGAAAATGAACGACCTCATGTTATTTATCAACAACTAGTAGATTTAGATACCATATTACAACCAATAATATGGAAAAAAACACATCTACGATCCGAATTATTTCATCTGTTGGGGATCTCAGATGAGGCTgaaatgttgaaaaaaaatcagGCTCGAGAGGAAATAAAACCATTAAATGatacattatataataGTATCATGAATGTAATAAACTCGAAAAATCCAAATGCGAAAGGGACTTCTAGTCTAATGTTGAAAGATTTTTTTAAGCTAAATTATACGCCTTCATTAAGGCATGCCTCACtggaaaaagaagaaagagaagaaatgGAGCATAGAATTCCAGAACTAATCAATAGAAAGACAATGAATATCTCTAATGAAACGGATATAATTGGATTACAAGAATATCATGATGAATTGTGTAATTCTATTGACACCATAGTTGAAAAGTTGAAAAGTTTGAAGCAAGAGCAAAAAAGTCTTGTGAATGATAAGACAACATACGAAAATGTAATCACAAACCTATCTGGTCATACACAGAGATTACAAAGGGACGAAATTGAACTTTACAATAGGaggaaacaaaagaaaaagttgTTCTCTTGGGTGGCCAGGTAA
- the ALK2 gene encoding protein kinase ALK2 (similar to Saccharomyces cerevisiae ALK2 (YBL009W) and ALK1 (YGL021W); ancestral locus Anc_4.100), with protein MDYDTSYDEFVEGKKFIALVVSDDDEDELALTDINESFQSTSASSIPTIKNNIAGSTFFPNIPNNPHIVPKSSSQPSQKQVLQQQLQHNQLPLRTPTKEQSKAIKTKSDEKKRWSFMSTTSSSKKRWSTLSSFTNDSKNEHVREKEKHSSHNSSTNNPNFMKRLSSHSSSISTTNNSTKRMSLTSTFSNHLDKNSNQAIHADSHNDNISLSSSSSSTHRKSSSSSLKRSSTGSSLRQLFNKIVINDSKEHQVKSTQFSSSQENANKENNCTQNNSQKQLPKQLQKQKQLNHSFSYSSDLNQNTIRTDTNASQTKFRTPLKPVTNTFTTNSNAHMARQRHSVIYHQDYNNNNNSSNGYNNSKVNHNRNISTNQFSDSSSISSMSSSNSKWKFWKRNTSNNGGFLSSSTSSKSLSINDISSPYSIENNNNKFNYNNPSTKLRNKSSFSDFHKPFFSSNSSTQNLSINTQINTDQNETRSISSLSSSSLHKKISTSNLSIHALTHRSSQSSLKHKVSHSSLQKFKTRRRSSNNGTTGANCLNPNMDDISSHSSSINSNPLISLPTLDQVSRDKIQTKLRNSTSLLSLNSSHTVIMTKKQHDTSILQQILQYCDINYIINEYDLQSLHSNFNKHSIYMLTPQNSIKISSNIYKLRSKQAICKIIPLGTPDDITTSKITSLKELKMLHLVKGTTGLPYLLQSYLLRSSTGNISMYLYMKDKGTPLSTFKFVNWDQVLNIFWQCVNIMYVSETKFQFEHRNLILDHILIDSNHNVTFINLKCGRIKFDETLFPNSNSNTIEILSTRLDHPLFFQGGGDYQFETYNLMRSLFNGLNVTSGNNKDDETIWDCFVPKTNLLWLHYIAVKLLLNNNNLPNSESRIKLNSIAQLSDPATLLPKNKNKYSRRNDHNINSCGDLLKFK; from the coding sequence ATGGATTACGATACTTCTTATGATGAATTCGTCGAAGGGAAAAAATTCATTGCTTTAGTAGTATCCGAcgacgatgaagatgaattggCTTTAACAGACATTAATGAGTCCTTTCAATCCACTAGTGCATCGTCTATCCCAACtattaagaataatataGCAGGCTCCACTTTTTTCCCTAACATTCCCAATAATCCTCACATAGTGCCTAAGTCCAGCTCACAACCAAGCCAAAAACAGGTACTGCAACAGCAGCTGCAGCATAATCAACTTCCCCTAAGGACACCAACAAAGGAACAAAGTAAAGCTATAAAAACGAAATCTGacgaaaagaaaagatggTCTTTCATGTCAACTACCTCATCTTCAAAGAAAAGGTGGTCGactttatcttcttttacAAATGACTCTAAGAATGAACATGTAAgggaaaaggaaaaacaCTCTAGCCATAACAGTTCGACAAATAACCCAAATTTTATGAAGAGACTTTCATCACATAGTAGTTCCATTTCAACGACTAATAATAGTACTAAAAGAATGTCCCTAACGAGTACGTTTAGCAATCATCTGGACAAAAATAGTAATCAGGCTATCCATGCAGACTCCCACAATGACAATATATCATTGTCCTCGTCGTCATCTTCTACACATCGTAAATCTTCCTCGTcatctttgaaaagatcTTCTACAGGGTCATCATTAAGACAACTGTTTAACAAAATTGTGATTAACGACTCAAAGGAACATCAAGTAAAAAGTACCCAATTCTCCTCTTCTCAAGAAAATGccaataaagaaaataattgTACACAAAACAATTCACAAAAGCAATTACCGAAACAACTTcagaaacaaaaacaacTCAATCATTCATTCTCATACTCATCGGATTTAAACCAAAATACAATAAGAACAGACACCAATGCTTCACAGACAAAGTTTAGAACACCCTTGAAACCAGTGACAAATACATTCACTACTAACTCAAACGCACATATGGCTCGACAGCGCCATTCCGTTATATACCATCAggattataataataataacaacagTAGTAATGgctataataatagtaaagTAAATCATAatagaaatatttcaacaaACCAATTTTCAGATAGTTCTAGTATATCATCAATGTCATCGTCTAACtcaaaatggaaattttggaaaagaaatacCTCAAATAATGGTGGATTCTTATCCAgttcaacttcttcaaagTCATTGTcaataaatgatatatcTTCGCCTTACAGTATCgaaaataacaataataaatttaattataataatccCTCTACAAAGCTAAGAAATAAAAGCTCATTTTCTGACTTCCATAAACCCTTCTTTTCATCAAACTCTTCAACACAAAATCTATCAATTAATACCCAAATAAATACAGATCAAAATGAAACGAGATCAATATCCTCcttatcttcttcatcgttgcataaaaaaatatcaactTCCAATTTATCAATACATGCATTAACCCATCGTTCATCACAATCAAGTTTAAAACATAAAGTTTCTCACAGTTCCttacaaaaatttaaaactAGAAGGAGATCTTCGAATAATGGAACTACTGGTGCAAATTGTTTGAATCCAAATATGGATGATATATCAAGTCATTCCTCATCGATTAACTCAAATCCACTAATTTCTTTGCCGACATTGGATCAAGTTTCTAGAGATAAAATCCAAAcaaaattaagaaattcgacctctttattatctttaaattccTCCCATACTGTCATAATGACGAAAAAACAACACGATACATCAATATTGCAACAAATTTTGCAATATTGTGATATAAACTATATCATCAATGAGTATGATTTACAATCTTTGcattcaaatttcaataaacaTTCCATCTATATGTTGACGCCacaaaattcaataaaaatatcatcaaatatttataaattacGCTCTAAGCAGGCAATCTGTAAGATAATCCCTCTAGGTACACCAGATGATATTACAACTTCCAAAATAACATCActgaaagaattaaaaatgTTACATCTAGTGAAGGGCACTACAGGTCTCCCCTATTTATTACAATCATATCTTTTGAGATCATCTACAGGAAATATCTCAATGTATTTGTACATGAAGGATAAAGGTACACCATTATCTACATTCAAGTTTGTCAATTGGGATCAAGTTCTTAACATCTTTTGGCAATGTGTTAATATTATGTATGTTTCTGAAACTAAGTTTCAATTTGAACATCGAAATCTAATTCTGGATCACATCTTAATAGATTCAAATCATAATGTGACcttcatcaatttgaaatgtGGTAGAATTAAGTTTGATGAAACATTGTTTCCCAactcaaattcaaatacaattgaaattttatcaaCAAGGTTAGATCATCCATTGTTCTTCCAGGGTGGTGGGGattatcaatttgaaaCTTATAATTTGATGAGATCTTTATTCAACGGATTGAATGTAACGAGTGGCAATAATAAGGATGATGAAACGATTTGGGACTGTTTTGTACCGAAAACCAATCTATTATGGTTACATTATATTGCtgtaaaattattattgaataataataacttaCCAAATTCAGAGTCGAGGATCAAGTTAAACAGTATTGCTCAGTTGAGTGATCCGGCCACACTGCTACCCAAAAATAAGAACAAATACAGCAGAAGGAATGATCATAATATTAACAGCTGTGGAGACTTGCTAAAATTTAAATAG